The Rhodospirillales bacterium genome includes the window ACGCGATTACCGTCAAGATGCTCGACGACAAGGGTCGGATCGTGGGTGAAAAACTGTTCGTGGGCCTGTTCACTTCGGTCACCTATTCTCGTTCCATTGCCGACCTGCCGCTGATCCGCCGCAAACTGCGTCAGGTTTTCGACGACGTACATTTCGCGACCGACAGTCACGATTTTCGTGCGCTTTCGCATATTCTTGAAAAATATCCCCGCGACGAACTTTTCCAGATGCCGGTCGAACAAATCCGCGAACATGCGATCGGTATCCTGCGTCTTCAGGATCGGCCGCGCGTCGCGCTTTATACACGTGTCGACGATTTTCGCCGCTATGTATCCTGCCTTGTCTATGTCCCGCGCGACCGGTATGAAACCAACCTGCGCGTGGCGATCCAGACGATTCTGGAGCAGGAACTGGAAGGCGTGTGCGAGAATTTTTATACCACGCTCGACGACTCGCCGCTTGCGCGCGTGATGTACATCATCGCGACCGACCAGCAATCGCGCCGGAAATACGATTTCGACGCGATCGAACACAAGCTGGTCGATGCCTCACGGACATGGACCGAGCGTCTGCGCCATACCTTGATGGAAAGAATTCCCGACGAACATCGCGCGATTGAACTGGCGATAGGGTACGACACCGCATTTCCGCTCTCCTACCGCGACCATTACCCGCCGGCCACTGCGGTCGCCGATATCGACAAGATCGAGGAGGCCTACGCCCATCACCGCATCGCGCTGGACCTGCACGCGGTACAATCGGGCGAACCGGGGCATATGCGCTTGAAGCTTTACCACCCGGGCCGCGCGGCCGTGCTTTCCGACGTATTGCCGATTCTGGAGAATATGGGCTTCCGGGTCGAAGCGGAGTACCCCTTTGAACTGCGTCCGTACGAAGGCGTACACGCGATTTGGATGCACGAATTTTACCTTAGTCTGCATTGCGCGAACCTGTCCGCCGTCGATCTGGAATCGATGCGCGCGACGGCCGAGGATGCGTTGATGGCCGTTTGGTACGGCCAGGCCGAATCCGATCCGCTCAACGCGCTGGTGCTTTCGGCGGGGCTGGACTGGCGCGACGTCGTCATCCTGCGCGCCTATACCAAATACATGCAGCAGGCCCGCGTGTCATACACCCCGGCCTATATCATGAAGGCGCTGGTCGACCATCCGATGCTTTCGGCGGCGCTGGTCGGGCTGTTCCATGCGCGCAACGACCCTGCGTTGCCAGCCTCGCGCCGCAAGGTCGCGGATTGGGAAAAGGCCATATCCGACGGTCTGGAATCGGTTGCCCTGCTCGATCAGGACCGCATCGTGCGTTATATCAAGACGCTGGTTGATGCGACTTTGCGCACCAATTTCTACCAGCGCGATTCCGAAGGCGGACACAAACCCTGCCTGTCCATGAAACTCGACAGCAGCGTCGTCGCCTATCTGCCAGAACCGCGCCCGTGGCGTGAAATCTGGGTCTATTCCCCGCGCATGGAAGGCATCCACCTGCGCGGCGGGCGCATTGCGCGCGGCGGCATACGCTGGTCCGACCGGGCCGAAGATTTCCGCACCGAGATTCTGGGCCTGATGCAGGCGCAGATGGTCAAGAACGCGGTGATCGTGCCTGAAGGCGCCAAGGGCGGCTTCATCCTCAAACGCCTGCCCGAAGGCAGTCCGCGCGAAGTCGTGATGAACGAAGGTATCGAATGTTACCGCCTTTTGGTGCGCGGGATGCTGGATGTCACCGACAACCTGACGGGCGATCAGGTCATCCCGCCCGTCGATACGGTTCGCCACGACGGGGACGACCCCTATCTGGTTGTCGCCGCCGACAAGGGCACGGCCACGTTTTCCGACATCGCCAATGCGCTTTCGGGTGAATACGGCTTCTGGCTGGGCGACGCCTTCGCCTCCGGCGGTTCGGCGGGCTACGACCACAAGGAAATCGGCATCACCGCGCGCGGCGCGTGGGAATGCATCAAGCGCCATTTCCGCGAACTTGGTACCGACATTCAGGAAGAACCGTTCGACGTCGTCGGCGTCGGCGACATGGCGGGCGACGTCTTCGGCAACGGCATGCTGCTGTCCAAGAAAATCCGACTGGTCGGCGCCTTTAACCACCAGCATATTTTCTGCGATCCGAACCCGGATCCCGACCGGACGTGGAAGGAGCGGGAACGCCTGTTCCATGGGATCAAGGCCTGGGGCGATTACGATCAGAAGCTTCTTTCCAAAGGCGGGCGCATCTTCTCGCGTTCCGAAAAATCGCTGACCCTGACCAAGGAAATCCGTGAACGTTTCGGCATATCGGCTGAAAAACTCAGCCCGCCCGAACTGATCCACGCCATGCTGCGCGCCAAATGCGACCTGCTTTATTTCGGCGGAATTGGCACTTACATCAAGGCGGCTGGACAAACCAACATCGACGTCGGCGACCGTGCCAACGATACCCTGCGCGTCGATGGGGCGGAAATCAACGCCCGTGTGGTGGGCGAGGGCGCGAATCTGGCCGTCACCCGCAAGGCCCGCGTCGAAATGGGGCTGAAAGGCATCAAGCTCAACGCCGATTTCATCGACAATTCGGGCGGTGTTGATTGCTCGGACCACGAGGTCAACATCAAGATTCTGCTTCAGGATCTGACATCCGGCGCAAAGCCCGTGATGACGATGAAACAGCGCAACACGCTGCTCGAAGCCATGACTGGCGAGGTCGCGGCGCTGGTCCTGCGCGACAACTATCACCAGTCGCAGGCCATTTCGATGGCCGAACTGGATGCGCCGGAGCAACTGTCGACCCATGCCCGTTTCATCGACGTGCTTGAACAAAAACACAAGGTCAAACGCTCGGTCGAAAATCTTCCCGCCGCAACCGAAATCGAAAACCGTGCCGCCGCGCACAAGGGCCTGACCCGCTCCGAACTCGCGACGGTGATCTGCCTTGCCAAGATCCGTGTGACCAAGGATCTGCTGGCGACCGCGCTGCCTGACGATCCGCTGGCCGAAGACTGGCTGATGCATTATTTCCCCGATCCCATTCGTGCGAAATATGTCCCGGCCATTCGCCGCCACCGCCTGCGTCGCGAAATCATCGCGGCCCAGATGACCGCGTCGATCGTCAACCGCCTTGGTCCCACCTTCATGATGACGGTGATGGACAAGACCGGCGCCGAGATCGAGGACATCGCCCGCGCCGCGTTTTTGGTGCGCGAATCCCTGAAACTGCGGCCTTTGTGGTATGCGATCGAGGCGCTGGACGGTCTGGCGCCCGCGCGTTCGCAGCTCAAGGCGATGAAGCAGATCGCGAAACTGGTGGAATCTCTGACCTTGTGGTTCCTGCGCTTTGATGTCGCTGCTTTGCGAAGCGGCACGCTGGCGGATTCCTCGCGCAAGCTTGGCGCGTGTATCGATACGATCGTAGACGCGCTGGCGGGGGCGCTGCCGCCCAAGCGCCGCCGCCGGATCGAGGATCAGGTTCTGGCATGGCAGGAGGCCGGCCTGCCCGCCGAACTCGCGCGCATGATGGCGCATCTGGGGCCGTTGCGCTCCAGCCTCGACGTCTGCCGCATCGCCGGTTGCGACAAAAAACAGATACCGACCGCCGCGACGGTGTTTTACCATCTGGGCGAGGATCTGCATTTCGATTGGCTGCGCGAACAGGGAAGGGCGCTTTCCGGCGCCTCCTTCTGGCAGGCCGAGGCGATCGACGGTGTTCTGGGCCAGCTTTACGCGACCCAGGCCGCGATATCCCGCCGCGTGCTGGCCGAAACCGACGCGAAAAAAGATCCGCTTTCCCGGTTGCGCGCATGGAAGGAAAAGAATGTCGAGGCGCTCCACGGCTTCGACGCCATTCTGGCCGATATGCGTCGCCTTTCACAGCTCGATCTTGCCATGCTCACGCTGGCCGAACAGCGCCTGCGCCAGATCGCGGGATAAACCGGCGTAAGGTCGATTTGGATTAAGCGCTTCTTATTGCATCGTAAAACTAGTGGAGCCACCGCGCTTTTGAGGAGCATACCCTTCGTCGAAGAGCTTCGGCGCGTGGTATACACGTGCGGTCGCCATGGGGCCGTGGTTTTCAAGAAACCAGTTCATTAAAAACAGCCGCGTTCCCGGAAATGGCAGCACTTTAATCATTTGCATCGGGTCGCGCTCCAGTGCCTGGGCTGCGATAAAATTGACCTGCAGCATGCCTGGATCGCGCCGTGGTACGCCATAGGCCAAGCGTACGACCCGATTGAGCATGTGCGCGTAAAGATTTGTACGCCGTCCAGTCCGCTCGGTGGAAAGAAATTCATTTTCCATGCTCTTGAGTCTTGTATTGGCGTCGTCTACTTCCGTGTCGGGTACTTCCGCGATATCGTCCGTATTGAAAATAAAGCGCTGCACCCCCGTCATCCAGCCACTCTGCTCGCGCGTTACGGCCCCCAGCACGCTGAGCATTTCCTGCTCTAGTGTCGACGCATCAATCCGCGTACCTCCGGCCTCTATGATTTCCGCCATCTGGTCAAAGAGTTTGCCGTGGCTGGCAAAGATATCGCTCAGCTTCAGCGGTCTGTCCACGTCCGGTGCGGGGGTGAAATACACGATGTCCAGAGTCACAGCTTTGTTTTCTTGTGCATTGGCACCCTTCAGGTTGAAGGCGCTGGTTGCGGCACTTTGCGCACCTGTGCCTATCATGGCGCGTGGCCCGCCGATTTTGCGTATCGGATTCATTTCCGGTGAGACTCCCTGTTGCTTGTTATTGTTTTATTGTTAAGTCTCAAGCAAGCCAAAAAAGAGCTTTTTCTGTCAAGAAAAAACCTGCAACCAAAACACTGCCAGCAAGATCAGCCCCGCATCGCGGTTGGATTTGAAAAAGCGCAGGGAACTGGCCGGGTCGTCCATGTCCCAGCGCCAGACCTGCCACGCGAAATGCAGCGCGGGCAAGGTCAGAAGCGGCGCGAAAACAGGGGTTGGCATGGCCATGGACCACAGCGCGATCGCCGCCGCGTAAAACCCCGCCACCCATATTTTGCTGCGATTCCCGAACAGCCGCGCGGTCGATTTGATCCCGGCCAGCGCATCGTCCTCGCGGTCCTGATGCGCGTAAATCGTATCGTATCCCAGCGTCCAGAAGATTCCGCCGGCATACAGCCACAGCGCCGGAGCCTCCAGCCGCCCGGCCGCCGCCGCCCATCCGATCAGTGCGCCGAAATTGAACGTAAACCCAAGAAAAAGCTGCGGCCACCACGTAAACCGCTTCATCAGCGGATAGGTGACGACGAAGGCGAGTGAAAGTATACCCAGCGCGATCGCCTGCGTGCTCAGACTCAAAAGAATCGCCGCGCCCAGCGCGAACAATACGCCGACCAGAGCGAACGCCTCCCGCCGGCTGGCCGCGCCGGTGACCAGCGGCCGCCCGCGCGTACGCTCGACGCTGGCATCGAGGTCCCGGTCCCACAGATCGTTGATGACGCACCCCGCCCCGCGCATGATGACAGCGCCCGCACCGAATAAAAAAAACAGATCCCAGCGCCGCGGATGGGCCAGCGCGATCGCCCACCATCCGGGCAAAAGCAGAAGCCACGTCCCGATCGGCCGATCCAGCCGCATCAAATGCGCATAAACCCGTAGCCTTGCCGACAGCGGCGCGAACCATTTCGGATTGGTGATGTCCGTATGCCCCATGCTATACCCCTAGCATGGAACTGGAGGCTTACCAATCGCGCTGGTCCTTGACCAATCCGGTGCAACTGGCCGAAACGCCGACCAGCGCGCTGTACCGCGTGCGCCGCGCGGACGGCGGCGCGGCGGTCCTCAAGATTCTGACCGAACTGGGCCGCGCGGACGAGGCGGCGGGCGCCCCGTGGCTCGATTACATTGATGGCGATGGGGCTGTGAATCTTCTGGCCCATGATGACGGCGCGCATCTGCTGGAATATCTCGGCGGCGCCACGCTGGTGCCGATGGTTGCGGCGGGTGACGATGCGGGGGCCACCGCCATTGTCGTCGATGTCGTGAAAAAACTGCACGGACCGAAAAACAAATCCGTGCCTGTGGGTCTTCCAACCCTGCGCGAACGCTTTCGCGCCCTGTTTGATCGTCGTGACGACACATCGTTTTTCAGCCGTGGCGCACAGCTTGCGGAAACGCTTTTGAATTCTCAGTCCGAAATACGTTCGCTGCACGGCGACTTGCATCACCTCAATATCCTGCATGGTCCGCGCGGTTGGTGCGCGATCGACCCAAAGGGGATTCTGGGCGACCCGCATTACGAACTGGCAGCCCTGTTCGGCAATCCGCACGGTATGCCGCATCTGACCGATGATCCTGCGCGGGCGTGTGCAATGGTGGCACAATGCGCGCAGGCGCTGGGGCTGGATTCAGGCCGGATTCTGGCGTTTGCGGCGGCGCAATCCGCGCTTTCTGCGGCATGGAATTTGATGGATGGGTTGGACCCGGCGCATGACTTTGCCTTGGGTCGGGTTCTTTTCGGTTTGATCGATGCGCCCGCGGCGCACAAGGCAGGCAGAAACTATGGACGATCTTTATAAATACCCGCGCGTTTATGTGGATGCGCCGCTGGCGGCAGGTGCGGATCTGACGCTCGATGCCGATCATGCGCACCACCTGCGCGTGGTGCTGCGCCGGGGTGACGGCGACCGCATTCGCCTGTTCAACGGACGGAATGGCGAATTTCTGGCCGCGCTTGTCTGCGCCGGCAAACGCGACGTGGTCGCGCGCATCGAAACCGGCTTGCGGTCCTTCGTACCGCGCACCCGCCGCCTGCGCCTGTTTTTCGCGCCGTTGAAAAAGGACCGTATGGACGCATTGATCGATTGCGCGGTGCAGCTCGACGCCACCGATCTTCACCCCGTGCTGACCGAACGGACCGAAGTGCGGGAACTGAAATCCGACAAACTAGCCGCCCATATCCGTGACGCTGCCCAGCAATGCGAGCGCATGGACCTGCCGGTGCTGCACGCGCTTGCCCCGCTGGACCGCGCGTTGGCGGGGCTTGACTGCCCGCTTTTTGCCGGGGTGGAGCGTTGCGACCTCAAACCCCTGCGCGACATGCTGGTGCCCGCAGGGGACGCGGCCGCGCTGGTGGGGCCGGTCGGCGGCTGGACGCAGGGCGAACGCGCGATGTTGCTGGAACGCCCGGGCATCGTGCCGGTCACGCTCGGCCCCAACGTGCTGCGCGCGGAAACGGCGGTCGCGGCGATGCTTACCCGGCTGGCGTCATGAATGTCGTGCCATCAAGGATCAACGCGATACCCAGACCCGCCATCAGCCCCAGCGTCAATACAGTGCCGATGGCGCGCGCGGGCATGATGTCGCGCTTGAGGCCGAGTATGTGCAAAAACCGTCCGGCCAGCAGGATGACCCCGACGCCATGCAGCACATACAGGCTGCCCGCCTGTAATTCATATAACCCCATCAGCAACAGGGTAAACGGCGCGTATTCCGCGAAATTCCCATGCGTACGTACCGTACGTATCAATGCCGTGTCGCCATTATCGCCGAATGACACGCCCAGACGGATGCGCGCCCGCACCACCTGAAAGCTCAACACCGCGTAAACCAGCGCCAGTATCCCCGCATACAAACCTGTAACCATTTTTTCTCCCCTTTTTTGTCTATCCTTGTTTCATTCCGGCCTGGATGACTGTGAGATCACGCGTCGGTGCCGCCCACCGTAAGCCCGTCCATCAAGACCGTTGGCTGGCCTACGCCGACCGGCACGCCCTGACCGTCCTTGCCGCAGGTACCGATGCCATGGTCGAGCGCCATGTCGTTGCCCACCATCCGCACGCGCTTGAGCGCGTCCGCCCCCTTGCCGATCAGCGTCGCGCCCTTGACAGGCGCGGTAATTCGCCCGTCCTCGATCAGATACGCCTCGCTGGCCGCGAACACGAACTGCCCCGAAGTGATGTCCACCTGTCCGCCGCCGAAATGCGGTGCGTATATGCCGCGCTTGACCGAGGCGATAATTGCCTGTGGGTCGTGCGGTCCGGCCAACATGAACGTGTTGGTCATGCGCGGCATCGGTTTGTGCGCGTATGATTCCCGCCGTCCGTTGCCGGTGGGTTTCATGCCCGTCAGCCGCGCGTTCAGCCGGTCCTGCATCAGGCCTGTCAGCACGCCGTTTTCGATCAATACGTTGCGCTGGCTGGGCGTGCCTTCGTCGTCGATGGTGATCGATCCGCGCCGCCCCTCGATGGTGCCGTCGTCAACCACGGTGACGTGTTCGCTGGCGACGCGCTGGCCGATCATGCCGCCGAACACCGAAGTGCCCTTGCGGTGGAAATCGCCTTCCAGCCCGTGGCCCACCGCCTCGTGCAGCATGATCCCCGGCCATCCTGGCCCCAGCACCACGTCCATTTCACCGGCGGGCGCGGGCCGCGCCTCCAGCGCTACGCGCGCCAGCCGCACCGCCTCGTCCACAGCGCCTTGCCAGCGTTTCGGGTCGGTGAACAGCGCGTAATCCGCGCGCCCGCCCCATCCTTCGTGCCCGCTTTCGATCCGCCCGCCGTCATCCAGCGTGACACTGACATCCATGCGCACCAGCGGACGGGTGTCGGCGATGCGCGTACCGTCCGCGCGCAAAATCTGCACCACCTGCCACTGCCCCGATAACGTGACGCTCACCTGCTTGACGCGCGGGTCGGCCCGACGCGCGTAATCCTCGACCTCGGAAAGCAGCGCGACCTTGCGCTCGAATGGCAGGGATTCAAGCGGGTTTGCATCGGCGTACAAATGCCGGTTGGTCGATGCCGGAGCCAGCGCCATGGTCCCCGCATGGCCGCCCGCGACCGCGCGCACGGTTTCCGCCGCGCGTTTAAGCGCGCCTTCGCTGATCTCGCCCGCATGGGCGTACGCGGTCAGCTCGCCCACGACCGCGCGCAAACCAAACCCCGCATGTACGTCGAACGACGCGGATTTCAAAACGCCGTCGTCCCGGCTCAGGAATTCCGAGGCGTCGTATTCCAAAAAAAGCTCGCCGTCCTCGCACCCTTCAAGAGCACTGCGCACCGTGCGTGCGGCCAACTCCGGATCAAGGCCGGTGCGGGTAAAGAACAACGTGTCGGAAAGGCTAAGGTCGCTCATGCCATATCGCTCATTGTTGTGCCCCGAATCCCTGTGCTAAAGTCGTGAAAACGACCTGATTCTAAGCCCTCGCGGCGGGAAGACAAGACGATAATGACCGACAGAAAAGACAACCTCGACGATATCAACCTCTCGGCCATGGATGCCGGTCTTAAAAAGCTGATTTTCGGCTGCGGCTGGGAATTTCCGGCCATCGACACCGAAAAGCCGGATGTCGATCTATGCTGCTTTCTGCTTGGCCGCGACGGCATCACCCGCGAGGACGAGGATTTTATCTTCTACAACAACATGCAAGGCGCGGAGCTGGCGGTGAAGCATTTGGGCGACAACCGGCCCGACATCGAGGGGCCGGTGGATGGCGGCGGGGATAACGAGGCGGTGATGGTCGACCTGACCAACCTGTCCTTCGACGTCTGGCGCATCGTCTTCGTCGCCGCGATCTATCAGGGCAATGACCGCGACCAAAGTTTCAGCCAGATCAAGGCCCTGACCGCACGCGTCGAAAACGCAGATTCCGGGGCGGAACTGCACCGCATCGTCATTCCCGGCACGCGCGTGCCCGATGCGACGGCGGTCAAAATCGCCGAACTTTACCGTGAGGGCGTGCAATGGCACATCCACCCGCTTTGTGAGCCTGCGCTTGGCGGCCTTGCCGAAATCGCCCGCGCCTACGGGCTTCAGATTTCCTCGACGACCTAACGGAAAACCGGATGCATGCCCACGCCTAAGGGTTGGTCCGGTTCGGTCGGCAAATCGGCCAGTTGTGCCCTGATCTTTCCGGTTACGGCCCGAATTACGGGTTCGGCATTTTTGCCGTCATATAAATCCGGTTCCCCGGGGTTTTGAGCGTACAAATCGATCCCGTAAATTTCGGCAATCCCCTTGATGGCGCTGTAATCGTCCGTGACCGTGGATGCGGTGCGCTTGATGAAATCCTCATCCAGAAGAGCGGCCAGATCGCCAACCGGCAGCATCGCCTTGATCGGCGGGTATTCCTGTACCCAGCACGCGGGGTCGCCGATGGCACACAGAAAAACTTCGGCCCGTTCCGGGTCTTTCGACAATACCGCGACGCTGGCGGCAAACAGATCGACGCATTTTTGCAAAAGGCCGTCATATGGGCTGGCGGCTTTGTTGGCTGTATCCGAGAGCGACGAAGCTTCACCCGGACGAAATGCGCTCTTGGGCGATATCAGTCGCGAAATGGTCTGGCTTGCGATATGGTGGGCCCGTGCATCGGGCGCGATCATGCCGATCAGCCTGTCGAGAACCGGGAGCGCCGCCGTCACCTGAAAGGCGCTCCGGTCGGTCATGTGTGCGACGGCGTTCTCCGCG containing:
- a CDS encoding 16S rRNA (uracil(1498)-N(3))-methyltransferase, translated to MDDLYKYPRVYVDAPLAAGADLTLDADHAHHLRVVLRRGDGDRIRLFNGRNGEFLAALVCAGKRDVVARIETGLRSFVPRTRRLRLFFAPLKKDRMDALIDCAVQLDATDLHPVLTERTEVRELKSDKLAAHIRDAAQQCERMDLPVLHALAPLDRALAGLDCPLFAGVERCDLKPLRDMLVPAGDAAALVGPVGGWTQGERAMLLERPGIVPVTLGPNVLRAETAVAAMLTRLAS
- a CDS encoding 4-hydroxybenzoate octaprenyltransferase, giving the protein MGHTDITNPKWFAPLSARLRVYAHLMRLDRPIGTWLLLLPGWWAIALAHPRRWDLFFLFGAGAVIMRGAGCVINDLWDRDLDASVERTRGRPLVTGAASRREAFALVGVLFALGAAILLSLSTQAIALGILSLAFVVTYPLMKRFTWWPQLFLGFTFNFGALIGWAAAAGRLEAPALWLYAGGIFWTLGYDTIYAHQDREDDALAGIKSTARLFGNRSKIWVAGFYAAAIALWSMAMPTPVFAPLLTLPALHFAWQVWRWDMDDPASSLRFFKSNRDAGLILLAVFWLQVFS
- a CDS encoding MAPEG family protein, which codes for MVTGLYAGILALVYAVLSFQVVRARIRLGVSFGDNGDTALIRTVRTHGNFAEYAPFTLLLMGLYELQAGSLYVLHGVGVILLAGRFLHILGLKRDIMPARAIGTVLTLGLMAGLGIALILDGTTFMTPAG
- a CDS encoding 3'-kinase, whose translation is MELEAYQSRWSLTNPVQLAETPTSALYRVRRADGGAAVLKILTELGRADEAAGAPWLDYIDGDGAVNLLAHDDGAHLLEYLGGATLVPMVAAGDDAGATAIVVDVVKKLHGPKNKSVPVGLPTLRERFRALFDRRDDTSFFSRGAQLAETLLNSQSEIRSLHGDLHHLNILHGPRGWCAIDPKGILGDPHYELAALFGNPHGMPHLTDDPARACAMVAQCAQALGLDSGRILAFAAAQSALSAAWNLMDGLDPAHDFALGRVLFGLIDAPAAHKAGRNYGRSL
- a CDS encoding TerD family protein, with the translated sequence MTDRKDNLDDINLSAMDAGLKKLIFGCGWEFPAIDTEKPDVDLCCFLLGRDGITREDEDFIFYNNMQGAELAVKHLGDNRPDIEGPVDGGGDNEAVMVDLTNLSFDVWRIVFVAAIYQGNDRDQSFSQIKALTARVENADSGAELHRIVIPGTRVPDATAVKIAELYREGVQWHIHPLCEPALGGLAEIARAYGLQISSTT
- a CDS encoding NAD-glutamate dehydrogenase, which produces MSRQSVLKSLPKSRGDLFSSFAKTYVDALQDEDFTDHPDAALASMVEGVWSIGRRRAENETLTATAVVAGRHKGWLHERTRLYVVSPDRAFIIDSVTAELNRRNLVIRTLLHPVLSFVRDNKGVITAAGPRDGKDGTNESWLVIEVQGAMSADARRQLEQDIQRVMGDVMLATRDWQGMRAELCDAITTLRKYKGPLNRKDPGTLDEYVAFLEYLHDNNFTLLGFREYKFQQKGDQIVSAIVPGRSLALLSDERAPVYINKSSIPLPQDLQQLRANAPLVSVYKVNRRSTVHRPVPLDAITVKMLDDKGRIVGEKLFVGLFTSVTYSRSIADLPLIRRKLRQVFDDVHFATDSHDFRALSHILEKYPRDELFQMPVEQIREHAIGILRLQDRPRVALYTRVDDFRRYVSCLVYVPRDRYETNLRVAIQTILEQELEGVCENFYTTLDDSPLARVMYIIATDQQSRRKYDFDAIEHKLVDASRTWTERLRHTLMERIPDEHRAIELAIGYDTAFPLSYRDHYPPATAVADIDKIEEAYAHHRIALDLHAVQSGEPGHMRLKLYHPGRAAVLSDVLPILENMGFRVEAEYPFELRPYEGVHAIWMHEFYLSLHCANLSAVDLESMRATAEDALMAVWYGQAESDPLNALVLSAGLDWRDVVILRAYTKYMQQARVSYTPAYIMKALVDHPMLSAALVGLFHARNDPALPASRRKVADWEKAISDGLESVALLDQDRIVRYIKTLVDATLRTNFYQRDSEGGHKPCLSMKLDSSVVAYLPEPRPWREIWVYSPRMEGIHLRGGRIARGGIRWSDRAEDFRTEILGLMQAQMVKNAVIVPEGAKGGFILKRLPEGSPREVVMNEGIECYRLLVRGMLDVTDNLTGDQVIPPVDTVRHDGDDPYLVVAADKGTATFSDIANALSGEYGFWLGDAFASGGSAGYDHKEIGITARGAWECIKRHFRELGTDIQEEPFDVVGVGDMAGDVFGNGMLLSKKIRLVGAFNHQHIFCDPNPDPDRTWKERERLFHGIKAWGDYDQKLLSKGGRIFSRSEKSLTLTKEIRERFGISAEKLSPPELIHAMLRAKCDLLYFGGIGTYIKAAGQTNIDVGDRANDTLRVDGAEINARVVGEGANLAVTRKARVEMGLKGIKLNADFIDNSGGVDCSDHEVNIKILLQDLTSGAKPVMTMKQRNTLLEAMTGEVAALVLRDNYHQSQAISMAELDAPEQLSTHARFIDVLEQKHKVKRSVENLPAATEIENRAAAHKGLTRSELATVICLAKIRVTKDLLATALPDDPLAEDWLMHYFPDPIRAKYVPAIRRHRLRREIIAAQMTASIVNRLGPTFMMTVMDKTGAEIEDIARAAFLVRESLKLRPLWYAIEALDGLAPARSQLKAMKQIAKLVESLTLWFLRFDVAALRSGTLADSSRKLGACIDTIVDALAGALPPKRRRRIEDQVLAWQEAGLPAELARMMAHLGPLRSSLDVCRIAGCDKKQIPTAATVFYHLGEDLHFDWLREQGRALSGASFWQAEAIDGVLGQLYATQAAISRRVLAETDAKKDPLSRLRAWKEKNVEALHGFDAILADMRRLSQLDLAMLTLAEQRLRQIAG
- the tldD gene encoding metalloprotease TldD; amino-acid sequence: MSDLSLSDTLFFTRTGLDPELAARTVRSALEGCEDGELFLEYDASEFLSRDDGVLKSASFDVHAGFGLRAVVGELTAYAHAGEISEGALKRAAETVRAVAGGHAGTMALAPASTNRHLYADANPLESLPFERKVALLSEVEDYARRADPRVKQVSVTLSGQWQVVQILRADGTRIADTRPLVRMDVSVTLDDGGRIESGHEGWGGRADYALFTDPKRWQGAVDEAVRLARVALEARPAPAGEMDVVLGPGWPGIMLHEAVGHGLEGDFHRKGTSVFGGMIGQRVASEHVTVVDDGTIEGRRGSITIDDEGTPSQRNVLIENGVLTGLMQDRLNARLTGMKPTGNGRRESYAHKPMPRMTNTFMLAGPHDPQAIIASVKRGIYAPHFGGGQVDITSGQFVFAASEAYLIEDGRITAPVKGATLIGKGADALKRVRMVGNDMALDHGIGTCGKDGQGVPVGVGQPTVLMDGLTVGGTDA